The Parashewanella spongiae genome has a window encoding:
- the aroB gene encoding 3-dehydroquinate synthase codes for MQTVPVNLGKRSYSIYIGQNLLCLNLPTNSELLSRYFHNKRVLVVTNDTIETLYLSSFLSKISKAAEIANIDSVVLPDGEQYKTLEYLDKIFNKLLLENYARDCLLVALGGGVIGDMTGFAAACYQRGVDFVQVPTTLLAQVDSSVGGKTAVNHPLGKNMIGAFHQPNSVLIDTQLLTTLPEREFNAGMAEVIKYGIMWDETFFNWLENNANQLKAQEASSLVYAISRCCEIKADVVSEDETERGCRALLNLGHTFGHAIETHMGYGNWLHGEAVATGMVLAAKTANELGWISQNCVKRVIQLLNRFDLPIAAPEAMNPADFIQHMQRDKKVLEGKIRLVLPTKIGAAVVTSDVDNKILIDVLS; via the coding sequence ATGCAAACTGTTCCGGTCAATTTAGGTAAAAGAAGTTATTCAATCTATATTGGCCAGAATTTGCTGTGTCTGAACTTGCCAACCAATAGCGAGCTTTTGTCTCGCTATTTTCATAATAAGCGTGTGTTAGTCGTTACAAACGATACTATCGAGACATTGTATCTTTCGTCATTCCTGTCAAAAATATCCAAAGCTGCTGAAATTGCAAATATAGATTCTGTAGTGCTGCCGGATGGTGAGCAATATAAAACCCTTGAATATCTGGATAAGATTTTTAACAAATTATTGTTAGAAAACTATGCGAGAGATTGTTTGTTAGTGGCTTTAGGCGGCGGTGTTATTGGTGATATGACAGGCTTTGCGGCGGCATGCTATCAGCGTGGCGTTGATTTTGTGCAAGTGCCAACAACTTTACTCGCACAGGTCGACTCATCGGTAGGGGGCAAAACGGCCGTTAATCATCCCCTAGGTAAAAATATGATTGGGGCTTTTCATCAGCCCAATTCAGTCCTGATTGATACGCAACTTTTGACGACCTTGCCTGAACGAGAATTCAACGCAGGTATGGCTGAAGTCATCAAGTACGGCATCATGTGGGATGAAACCTTTTTTAACTGGCTTGAAAATAATGCAAATCAATTAAAAGCACAGGAAGCATCTTCGTTGGTTTATGCCATTTCACGTTGCTGTGAAATAAAAGCCGACGTGGTTTCTGAAGATGAAACTGAGCGTGGTTGTCGAGCTTTGTTGAACCTTGGGCACACCTTTGGTCATGCTATTGAAACTCACATGGGTTATGGCAATTGGTTGCATGGTGAAGCAGTGGCAACAGGGATGGTACTGGCGGCAAAAACAGCTAATGAACTCGGTTGGATTTCACAAAACTGCGTTAAGAGAGTTATTCAGCTTCTTAATCGCTTTGATTTACCAATCGCCGCTCCAGAAGCAATGAATCCAGCAGACTTTATCCAACATATGCAGCGGGATAAAAAAGTACTTGAGGGCAAAATTCGTTTGGTTTTGCCCACAAAAATCGGTGCAGCAGTGGTTACTTCTGACGTCGATAATAAAATCTTAATTGATGTACTAAGTTAA
- the aroK gene encoding shikimate kinase AroK, whose protein sequence is MAEKRNIFLIGPMGAGKSTIGRHLAQMLHLDFHDSDQEIEHRTGADIAWVFDVEGEEGFRRRETNVISELSEKQGIVLATGGGSIESKETRNHLSARGFVVYLETTIDKQVARTQRDKRRPLLQVDDPREVLEALATTRNPLYEEIADVVVKTDDQSAKAVANQIIEKLGF, encoded by the coding sequence ATGGCTGAAAAACGCAATATTTTTCTGATAGGCCCAATGGGCGCAGGTAAAAGCACTATAGGTCGCCATTTGGCGCAGATGCTTCATTTAGATTTTCACGATTCTGACCAAGAAATAGAACACCGTACAGGTGCTGATATTGCTTGGGTCTTTGACGTTGAGGGCGAAGAAGGTTTCCGTCGGCGCGAAACCAATGTGATTTCAGAGTTATCTGAAAAGCAAGGTATTGTGCTAGCAACAGGTGGTGGATCGATTGAGAGTAAAGAGACTCGCAACCATTTGTCAGCACGTGGATTTGTTGTTTATTTAGAAACAACAATCGACAAGCAAGTTGCACGCACACAGCGCGATAAACGTCGTCCACTTTTACAAGTTGATGATCCTCGCGAAGTATTAGAAGCATTAGCCACGACACGTAATCCGCTTTACGAAGAAATTGCCGATGTGGTTGTCAAAACTGACGATCAAAGTGCTAAAGCTGTTGCAAATCAAATTATCGAAAAACTAGGTTTCTAA